The Ascaphus truei isolate aAscTru1 chromosome 3, aAscTru1.hap1, whole genome shotgun sequence genome includes a region encoding these proteins:
- the SPATA22 gene encoding spermatogenesis-associated protein 22 isoform X2, with amino-acid sequence MGKQNSPTKLPRKRDGRLSHPVSHHLVNQQYKPQTTGCNAISTGEKQNIWPGDENMHKNSRTDVIFDTKGHYEQMHTLGGLKQQRSHEHHSLQMQSRTKLSDQVSLTTFQRPLQCHGTSTGTKDHKSSYSFKNSIKISKDNVFTDMPEEEMVQKVPIYQVTFKEKGNSLRIIPASIDSMKHWSQYTDKIALLFEVLATLDSAVTSGDNGSKIFLLRDGKNNVPCVFYEIDRDLPRLIRGRVHRSMGNYDKKRNLFKCVSVRPASVGEQQTFQEFISAANDEMQQYEKTMNEV; translated from the exons ATGGGAAAGCAGAATTCCCCAACCAAATTACCCAGGAAAAGGGATGGACG GCTATCACATCCTGTGTCGCATCACCTGGTAAATCAACAGTATAAACCCCAAACAACTGGTTGTAATGCAAT TTCCACAGGAGAAAAACAGAACATCTGGCCAGGAGATGAAAACATGCATAAAAATTCAAGAACAGATGTAATTTTTGATACTAAAGGTCATTATGAACAAATGCATACTTTGGGAGGCTTAAAACAGCAAAGAAGTCATGAACATCACTCTTTACAAATGCAATCGCGAACCAAATTGTCAGACCAAGTATCTTTGACAACATTTCAAAGACCATTACAATGTCATGGTACATCAACAGGaacaaaggatcataagtcaTCATATTCCTTTAAAAATAGCATTAAAATAAGTAAAGATAAtgtatttactgatatgcctgAAGAAGAAATGGTTCAG AAAGTTCCCATATATCAAGTGACATTCAAAGAAAAGGGAAATTCCTTACGCATCATACCTGCGTCCATCGACAGCATGAAACACTGGAGTCAATACACAGATAAAATTGCATTATTGTTTGAAGTGTTAG CCACTCTTGATTCAGCCGTTACATCTGGTGATAATGGGTCAAAGATATTTCTTTTGCGTGATGGCAAGAACAACGTACCCTGTGTATTCTATGAAATT GATCGGGATCTCCCACGACTAATAAGAGGCCGAGTTCACAGGTCAATGGGAAACTATGACAAAAAAAGAAACCTGTTTAAATGTGTTTCTGTGAGACCTGCTTCTGTTGGAGAGCAACAAACTTTCCAGGAATTCATCTCAGCTGCTAATGATGAGATGCAGCAATATGAAAAGACAATGAATGAAGTTTAG
- the SPATA22 gene encoding spermatogenesis-associated protein 22 isoform X1, with amino-acid sequence MKRSFPDHSKRAAPGYLPVPLFNPKKRNRQPLTSIPQRNEPSTSGINLVPESFDFSAMSTDLVWESRIPQPNYPGKGMDGGLSHPVSHHLVNQQYKPQTTGCNAISTGEKQNIWPGDENMHKNSRTDVIFDTKGHYEQMHTLGGLKQQRSHEHHSLQMQSRTKLSDQVSLTTFQRPLQCHGTSTGTKDHKSSYSFKNSIKISKDNVFTDMPEEEMVQKVPIYQVTFKEKGNSLRIIPASIDSMKHWSQYTDKIALLFEVLATLDSAVTSGDNGSKIFLLRDGKNNVPCVFYEIDRDLPRLIRGRVHRSMGNYDKKRNLFKCVSVRPASVGEQQTFQEFISAANDEMQQYEKTMNEV; translated from the exons ATGAAAAGAAGTTTTCCAGATCATTCAAAGCGGGCCGCGCCAG GTTACCTTCCTGTGCCGCTCTTCAACCCGAAAAAAAGAAATAGGCAGCCACTAACATCAATTCCTCAGAGAAATGAGCCGAGTACGAGTGGTATTAATCTGGTTCCTGAAAGTTTTGATTTTTCTGCCATGTCAACAG ATTTAGTATGGGAAAGCAGAATTCCCCAACCAAATTACCCAGGAAAAGGGATGGACGGTGG GCTATCACATCCTGTGTCGCATCACCTGGTAAATCAACAGTATAAACCCCAAACAACTGGTTGTAATGCAAT TTCCACAGGAGAAAAACAGAACATCTGGCCAGGAGATGAAAACATGCATAAAAATTCAAGAACAGATGTAATTTTTGATACTAAAGGTCATTATGAACAAATGCATACTTTGGGAGGCTTAAAACAGCAAAGAAGTCATGAACATCACTCTTTACAAATGCAATCGCGAACCAAATTGTCAGACCAAGTATCTTTGACAACATTTCAAAGACCATTACAATGTCATGGTACATCAACAGGaacaaaggatcataagtcaTCATATTCCTTTAAAAATAGCATTAAAATAAGTAAAGATAAtgtatttactgatatgcctgAAGAAGAAATGGTTCAG AAAGTTCCCATATATCAAGTGACATTCAAAGAAAAGGGAAATTCCTTACGCATCATACCTGCGTCCATCGACAGCATGAAACACTGGAGTCAATACACAGATAAAATTGCATTATTGTTTGAAGTGTTAG CCACTCTTGATTCAGCCGTTACATCTGGTGATAATGGGTCAAAGATATTTCTTTTGCGTGATGGCAAGAACAACGTACCCTGTGTATTCTATGAAATT GATCGGGATCTCCCACGACTAATAAGAGGCCGAGTTCACAGGTCAATGGGAAACTATGACAAAAAAAGAAACCTGTTTAAATGTGTTTCTGTGAGACCTGCTTCTGTTGGAGAGCAACAAACTTTCCAGGAATTCATCTCAGCTGCTAATGATGAGATGCAGCAATATGAAAAGACAATGAATGAAGTTTAG